A window of Euwallacea similis isolate ESF13 chromosome 10, ESF131.1, whole genome shotgun sequence contains these coding sequences:
- the LOC136411831 gene encoding glutamate receptor ionotropic, kainate 2, protein MEVSVLLLCGVWIALVAAGLPPVIRIGAIFTEDQKNSSAELAFKYAVYKINKEREILPNTTLVYDIQYVPRDDSFRTSKKACRQMEFGVQAIFGPTDPVLGAHIQSICEALGVPHLEARIDFEPTSKKLSINLHPSQENMNRAFKDLMSFLNWTKVAIIYEEDYGLFKLQDLVKAPGAAKTEMYIRQASPASYRQVLREVRQKEIYKLIVDTNPRKIQQFFRAVLQLQMNDYRYHYMFTTFDLETFDLEDFKYNSVNITAFRLVDVDHDKVRDILATMEKFQTVGHAILNRSGVIQAEPALMYDSVYVFAKGLAAMDSGRSIKPTNLSCDIEEPWDDGMSLYNYLDSVSNLHGLTGNLEFQEGKRSNFKVDLLKLKKEEVRKVGTWTPAEGINITDPNAFYDQHAPNITLIVMTREERPYVMVKDDQNLTGNARYEGFCIDLLKWIAGQVGFQYTIKLVPDHMYGVYDPETKQWNGIVQQLMEKKADLAVASMTINYARESVIDFTKPFMNLGIGILFKIPTSQPTRLFSFMNPLAVEIWIYVLAAYLLVSFTLFVMARFSPYEWNNPHPCHQDSDVVENQFSVSNSFWFITGTFLRQGSGLNPKATSTRIVGGIWWFFTLIIISSYTANLAAFLTVERMITPIESAQDLAEQTDISYGTLEGGSTMTFFRDSKIGIYQKMWRFMESRKPPVFVKSYEEGIHRVLQGNYAFLMESTMLDYAVQRDCNLTQIGGLLDSKGYGIATPKGSPWRDKISLAILELQEKGVIQILYDKWWKNTGDVCTRDDKSKESKANALGVENIGGVFVVLLCGLALAIIVAILEFCWNSKKNAQTDRQSLCSEMAEELRFAMRCHGSRQRPALRRSCTRCSPATTYVPAALDLPHLNGEGVILPMLDLKKSPLTYDVDT, encoded by the exons CCTGCAGACAAATGGAGTTCGGAGTGCAGGCCATTTTCGGACCTACAGATCCAGTTCTAGGGGCCCACATTCAGAGCATTTGCGAAG CCCTGGGAGTGCCTCATTTGGAGGCTCGGATCGACTTTGAGCCCACCTCAAAGAAACTGAGCATCAACCTCCATCCCAGCCAGGAGAACATGAATCGAGCCTTCAAGGACCTCATGTCCTTCCTCAACTGGACCAAAGTGGCCATTATTTACGAAGAAGATTATG GTTTGTTTAAGCTTCAGGATCTGGTAAAAGCGCCTGGGGCCGCTAAAACTGAAATGTACATCAGACAGGCGAGTCCTGCCAGTTACAGACAGGTACTGAGGGAGGTGCGACAAAAAGAGATTTACAAGCTGATTGTGGATACGAATCCCAGGAAAATCCAGCAATTTTTTCGAGCT GTGTTGCAGCTGCAGATGAATGATTACAGATACCACTACATGTTCACCACGTTT GACTTGGAGACATTCGATTTGGAGGATTTCAAGTACAACTCAGTCAATATTACCGCTTTTCGGTTGGTCGATGTAGATCATGACAAAGTGAGGGATATTTTGGCCACAATGGAAAAATTCCAGACGGTTGGGCATGCGATTTTGAATAGATCTGGAGTGATACAG GCAGAGCCGGCCCTTATGTACGACTCGGTTTACGTGTTCGCCAAGGGATTAGCTGCGATGGATTCAGGACGTTCTATTAAACCGACGAATTTATCCTGCGACATCGAAGAACCCTGGGATGACGGGATGTCCCTTTACAACTACTTGGATTCGGTG TCGAATCTCCATGGACTGACAGGCAACCTGGAGTTTCAAGAAGGTAAACGATCCAACTTCAAGGTAGACTTGCTGAAGCTGAAGAAAGAGGAGGTGCGCAAGGTGGGCACTTGGACTCCTGCTGAGGGAATTAACATTACTGACCCCAACGCCTTCTACGACCAACACGCCCCTAACATAACTCTCATCGTCATGACCAGAGAG GAGCGTCCATACGTAATGGTCAAGGATGACCAGAACCTGACTGGAAATGCCAGGTATGAGGGCTTTTGCATCGACCTCCTGAAGTGGATTGCAGGACAAGTGGGATTCCAATACACCATAAAGCTGGTTCCCGATCATATGTATGGGGTCTACGACCCGGAGACTAAGCAGTGGAACGGGATAGTCCAGCAGCTAATGGAAAAG AAGGCAGACCTGGCCGTAGCTTCGATGACCATAAATTACGCCAGGGAGAGCGTAATTGACTTCACCAAACCATTTATGAACTTGGGGATCGGCATTCTGTTTAAG ATCCCTACAAGCCAGCCAACCAGGCTTTTCAGCTTCATGAACCCCTTGGCAGTAGAGATCTGGATCTATGTGTTAGCGGCATACCTTTTGGTATCCTTCACCCTCTTTGTCATGGCCAGGTTCTCCCCCTATGAATGGAACAACCCCCATCCCTGTCACCAGGACTCAGACGTAGTAGAGAACCAATTTTCGGTCTCCAATAGCTTCTGGTTCATTACTGGGACCTTCTTGAGGCAGGGTTCAGGGTTAAATCCCAAG GCCACTTCCACGCGCATTGTGGGAGGAATCTGGTGGTTTTTTACCCTCATCATCATCTCCTCTTACACGGCGAATCTGGCCGCTTTTCTCACGGTAGAGCGCATGATCACCCCTATTGAAAGTGCGCAGGACTTGGCGGAACAAACTGACATTTCATATGGTACCTTGGAAGGGGGCAGTACTATGACGTTTTTTCGC GATTCGAAGATTGGCATCTATCAGAAGATGTGGCGGTTCATGGAAAGTAGAAAACCTCCGGTGTTTGTCAAGTCCTACGAAGAGGGAATTCACAGGGTGTTGCAGGGAAACTATGCGTTCTTGATGGAGTCTACAATGCTGGATTATGCGGTGCAGAGGGACTGTAATCTGACTCAAATCGGAGGCCTTCTGGACTCTAAAGGATACGGAATAGCCACCCCCAAAGGAAGCCCTTGGAGGGACAAAATATCCCTGGCAATTTTGGAGCTGCAGGAAAAGGGAGTCATTCAGATTTTGTATGATAAGTGGTGGAAAAACACGGGGGATGTGTGCACCAGGGATGATAAAAGCAAGGAGTCCAAGGCGAATGCCCTAGGGGTGGAAAATATTG GGGGAGTTTTCGTGGTCCTGCTCTGCGGCCTTGCCCTCGCCATCATCGTCGCCATTTTGGAGTTCTGTTGGAATAGCAAAAAGAACGCGCAAACGGACCGGCAGTCCTTGTGTTCGGAAATGGCCGAGGAACTGAGATTCGCCATGAG GTGTCACGGGTCTCGGCAGCGTCCAGCCCTTCGAAGAAGTTGCACGAGGTGCAGCCCTGCAACGACTTACGTGCCTGCAGCCCTTGATCTCCCCCATCTCAATGGG GAAGGGGTAATTCTGCCCATGCTGGACCTGAAGAAGTCTCCGCTGACTTACGACGTGGATACTTAG